The segment CGGCAGCCTGGGCAGGACCTTTCGGATCCAGCTCCGCCAGAACCGCAGGCAACTCGGGGCGCCACGGATGAATCCCCAGAGAGGTGATCGGGTTCGGTTCGTCAGCGCCCTTGAGCCAATCTTTTAATACAAGCTGATGCGAGGCCTGGGCGGTGGAGCCCGGCTCACTCACAACAACCTGCAGAGAACCACTCTCACCCAGACGGCGAACCAGTTGCAGATTAACGTTGGACCAGCCCGTCGTCGGCTCGCCATCAATGGAAATGATTTCCTGACCCGCTGCCAAACCGGCCTGGGCCGCCAGACTGCCGCTCTCTACCGAACCAATGACAGGGCGCACTTGCTGGCTGCCCATCATTGCCAGCACCCAGAAAAAGGCCATCGCCAACATGAAGTTGGCAATTGGCCCCGCCGCGACGATGGCAATGCGCTGACCCACGGTCTTGCGATTGAAAGACTGGTCGAGCTGGTCGGCCGGTACTTCGCCTTCGCGCTCGTCGAGCATTTTTACGTAGCCACCCAACGGTATGGCTGCGACAACAAACTCGGTGCCCTGGCGATCATGCCAGCGCAGCAAAGGCGTACCGAAGCCCACGGAGAAACGCAGAACCTTGACGCCGCAACGGCGCGCCACCCAAAAGTGACCGAATTCATGAAAAGTGACCAGCACCCCCAATGCCACCAGGGTGCCAACAATCATATAGAGCGCGCTCATCTACTTTCTCCGCGATTCTGTCCGGGTCCGGCAATCACCACTTTTAGCCGTTACGACTCAACCACTGTTCAGCCAGCATCCGGGCTTTGCCGTCAGCGGCAAATACCGCTTCCAATTCATCTACGGCAACCACAGGCTCGCTATTCAATACATCTTCGATGATACGGGCGATCTGTGGGTAACGGATGCGCCCGTCCAAAAAGGCAGCCACTGCCACCTCGTTTGCCGCATTGAGCATCGCCGGGGCGCTATTGCCTGCCAGCGCAGCCTCTCGAGCCAAACGCAAACAAGGGAAACGTTGCTCGTCAGGACGCTCGAAGTCCAGCCGCGCGACCGCAAAAAGATCCAGTGGCGCAACACCCGAATCAATACGTTCAGGCCAGGCCAGGGCATTGGAAATCGGTGTTCGCATATCCGGATTACCCAACTGCGCCAGTACCGAGCCATCCACGTAATCAACCAGCGAATGAATCACGCTCTGCGGATGAATCACCACTTCAACTTGATCCGGTCGGGCATCGAACAACCAGCACGCCTCGATCAGCTCCAGCCCCTTGTTCATCATGCTCGCAGAATCTACGGAAATCTTGCGCCCCATCGACCAATTGGGATGAGCGCAGGCTTGATCCGGCGTGACGTGCTCAAGCTCTGCCAGCGGTGTTTCACGGAAAGGACCACCAGACGCCGTCAGCAAAATGCGACGAACGCCCACATTACCCAGTCCGCGCGCAAAGTCTTGCGGCAAGCACTGGAAGATCGCGTTGTGTTCACTGTCGATAGGCAGCAAAACCGAACCGCTGCGACGCACAGCCTGCATGAACAGGTCGCCCGTCATCACCAGCGCTTCTTTGTTGGCCAACAGGATCTTCTTGCCGGCATTGACCGCTGCCAGCGTCGGGCGCAGACCTGCAGCACCGACGATTGCCGCCATCACCGAGTCGACTTC is part of the Pseudomonas sp. ML2-2023-3 genome and harbors:
- the rseP gene encoding sigma E protease regulator RseP produces the protein MSALYMIVGTLVALGVLVTFHEFGHFWVARRCGVKVLRFSVGFGTPLLRWHDRQGTEFVVAAIPLGGYVKMLDEREGEVPADQLDQSFNRKTVGQRIAIVAAGPIANFMLAMAFFWVLAMMGSQQVRPVIGSVESGSLAAQAGLAAGQEIISIDGEPTTGWSNVNLQLVRRLGESGSLQVVVSEPGSTAQASHQLVLKDWLKGADEPNPITSLGIHPWRPELPAVLAELDPKGPAQAAGLKAGDKLLAMNDQAIKDWQQVVDWVRVRPGSRVVLHVERDGVPVDIPVTLAARGEGKDATGYLGAGVKGVDWPPAMIREVSYGPLAAIGEGAKRTWTMSILTLDSLKKMLFGELSVKNLSGPITIAKVAGASAQSGVADFLNFLAYLSISLGVLNLLPIPVLDGGHLLFYLIEWARGRPLSDRVQGWGMQIGISLVVGVMLLALINDLGRL
- the ispC gene encoding 1-deoxy-D-xylulose-5-phosphate reductoisomerase, with product MSRPQQITVLGATGSIGLSTLDVIARHPDRYQVFALSGYSRLAELLALCIKHRPQVAVVPHEGAAVQLQADLRAAGLNTEVLVGEEGLCQVSSAPEVDSVMAAIVGAAGLRPTLAAVNAGKKILLANKEALVMTGDLFMQAVRRSGSVLLPIDSEHNAIFQCLPQDFARGLGNVGVRRILLTASGGPFRETPLAELEHVTPDQACAHPNWSMGRKISVDSASMMNKGLELIEACWLFDARPDQVEVVIHPQSVIHSLVDYVDGSVLAQLGNPDMRTPISNALAWPERIDSGVAPLDLFAVARLDFERPDEQRFPCLRLAREAALAGNSAPAMLNAANEVAVAAFLDGRIRYPQIARIIEDVLNSEPVVAVDELEAVFAADGKARMLAEQWLSRNG